One Festucalex cinctus isolate MCC-2025b chromosome 3, RoL_Fcin_1.0, whole genome shotgun sequence DNA window includes the following coding sequences:
- the elmo3 gene encoding engulfment and cell motility protein 3 isoform X2, whose amino-acid sequence MEVVGVVQVMQVVREQITRTLSTKPTSLELFKNKVNALNYSEILKLRQTERLHQEETLAPPVLELKERLKPELLELIRQQRLNRLCQGTMFRKISSRRRQDKLWYCRLSPNHKMLHYGDVEEDSDTPPIETLQEKIPVADIKNLLVGKECPHMKENKGKQNKEVLDLAFSITYDVEEYSLNFIAPSRTDFCLWTDGLSVLLGREMSSESMRSELDILLSMEIKLRLLDLENIPIPENAPVVPEPPSNYNFCYDFSQTEQ is encoded by the exons ATGGAG GTGGTGGGTGTTGTCCAGGTGATGCAGGTGGTGAGGGAGCAGATCACGCGCACGCTGTCCACCAAGCCCACCTCCCTGGAGCTCTTCAAGAACAAAGTCAACGCGCTCAACTACAGCGAGATCCTCAAACTGCGCCAGACGGAGCGACTGCACCAGGAAGAGACGCTGGCGCCGCCCGTACT TGAACTGAAAGAACGTCTGAAGCCCGAACTGCTCGAGTTGATTCGCCAACAAAGACTCAACAGGCTTTGTCAGGGGACCATGTTCCGAAAGATTAGCAGCCGGCGCCGGCAAG ACAAACTGTGGTACTGCCGTCTGTCGCCCAATCACAAAATGCTGCACTATGGTGACGTGGAGGAGGACTCGGACACGCCACCAATTGAAACGCTGCAAGAAAAGA TCCCGGTGGCAGACATCAAAAATCTGCTGGTGGGCAAAGAGTGTCCTCACATGAAGGAGAACAAAGGCAAACAGAACAAG GAGGTGTTGGACCTGGCGTTTAGCATCACGTACGACGTGGAGGAGTACAGCCTCAACTTTATCGCCCCGTCAAGGACTGAC TTCTGCCTGTGGACAGACGGACTGAGCGTCCTCCTGGGCCGGGAAATGAGCAGTGAATCCATGCGCAGCGAACTGGACATCCTCCTGTCCATGGAGATTAAGCTCCGCCTCCTGGATTTAGAGAACATCCCAATCCCAGAGAATGCGCCCGTCGTCCCCGAACCACCGAGCAACTACAACTTCTGCTACGATTTTAGTCAAACTGAGCAGTAG
- the elmo3 gene encoding engulfment and cell motility protein 3 isoform X3, translated as MEVMQVVREQITRTLSTKPTSLELFKNKVNALNYSEILKLRQTERLHQEETLAPPVLELKERLKPELLELIRQQRLNRLCQGTMFRKISSRRRQDKLWYCRLSPNHKMLHYGDVEEDSDTPPIETLQEKIPVADIKNLLVGKECPHMKENKGKQNKEVLDLAFSITYDVEEYSLNFIAPSRTDFCLWTDGLSVLLGREMSSESMRSELDILLSMEIKLRLLDLENIPIPENAPVVPEPPSNYNFCYDFSQTEQ; from the exons ATGGAG GTGATGCAGGTGGTGAGGGAGCAGATCACGCGCACGCTGTCCACCAAGCCCACCTCCCTGGAGCTCTTCAAGAACAAAGTCAACGCGCTCAACTACAGCGAGATCCTCAAACTGCGCCAGACGGAGCGACTGCACCAGGAAGAGACGCTGGCGCCGCCCGTACT TGAACTGAAAGAACGTCTGAAGCCCGAACTGCTCGAGTTGATTCGCCAACAAAGACTCAACAGGCTTTGTCAGGGGACCATGTTCCGAAAGATTAGCAGCCGGCGCCGGCAAG ACAAACTGTGGTACTGCCGTCTGTCGCCCAATCACAAAATGCTGCACTATGGTGACGTGGAGGAGGACTCGGACACGCCACCAATTGAAACGCTGCAAGAAAAGA TCCCGGTGGCAGACATCAAAAATCTGCTGGTGGGCAAAGAGTGTCCTCACATGAAGGAGAACAAAGGCAAACAGAACAAG GAGGTGTTGGACCTGGCGTTTAGCATCACGTACGACGTGGAGGAGTACAGCCTCAACTTTATCGCCCCGTCAAGGACTGAC TTCTGCCTGTGGACAGACGGACTGAGCGTCCTCCTGGGCCGGGAAATGAGCAGTGAATCCATGCGCAGCGAACTGGACATCCTCCTGTCCATGGAGATTAAGCTCCGCCTCCTGGATTTAGAGAACATCCCAATCCCAGAGAATGCGCCCGTCGTCCCCGAACCACCGAGCAACTACAACTTCTGCTACGATTTTAGTCAAACTGAGCAGTAG
- the elmo3 gene encoding engulfment and cell motility protein 3 isoform X1, translating to MPQQKDIVKIAIQMPGAYPQLIRLDQKKPLSAVIKEVCDGWNLPGHENYALQYADGVQTYITESNRLDIKNGCILRLTKAPGRCAEDLFKGIQSMDLGVRCDSLKQLASVSTDVTFAQEFISRDGHHLLVKIVEDSSESALIMTHTLTAFMELMDHGIVSWENLSSIFIEKIACFVNAKVGDASIQQVCLDILESMVLSSHSLFMQVKQVVTMERLIAHLQMTNQQIQTKAMALLMALLQTAGDADKQEMFAYLNKKNLRQYIYKNIIHSSGSVQDEMAHYLYVLQTVTLNHLEPRMRTALDCYSQEQRDILHNLRQAAFETESENSLSHERRRSLCAKEFKKLGFSNNSNPGQDLVRTPPGLLALDTMLYFAIRNPDAYSRFVLENSSREDKHECPFARSSIQLTLILCEILRIGEAPSETGSDYHPIFFSQDRLLEELFCVCIQLLNKTWKEMRATQEDFDKVMQVVREQITRTLSTKPTSLELFKNKVNALNYSEILKLRQTERLHQEETLAPPVLELKERLKPELLELIRQQRLNRLCQGTMFRKISSRRRQDKLWYCRLSPNHKMLHYGDVEEDSDTPPIETLQEKIPVADIKNLLVGKECPHMKENKGKQNKEVLDLAFSITYDVEEYSLNFIAPSRTDFCLWTDGLSVLLGREMSSESMRSELDILLSMEIKLRLLDLENIPIPENAPVVPEPPSNYNFCYDFSQTEQ from the exons ATGCCGCAACAAAAAGACATCGTGAAGATAGCCATCCAGATGCCAGGGGCCTACCCCCAGCTCATACGACTGGACCAG AAGAAGCCCCTATCCGCTGTTATAAAGGAGGTCTGTGATGG CTGGAATCTCCCAGGTCATGAAAACTACGCGCTTCAGTATGCTGACGGAGTGCAGACATACATCACCGAATCG aacCGTCTGGACATTAAGAATGGCTGCATTCTGCGTCTAACCAAGGCCCCG GGTCGCTGTGCGGAGGACTTGTTTAAGGGCATCCAAAGCATGGACCTGGGAGTGCGCTGCGATTCATTGAAGCAACTCGCCAGCGTTTCCACGGATGTGACGTTCGCACAGGAGTTCATCAGCCGAGATGGTCATCACTTACTGGTCAAGATAGTGGAAGACTCCAGCGA GAGTGCGCTGATCATGACCCACACACTGACAGCCTTCATGGAGCTGATGGATCACGGCATAGTATCCTGGGAAAACCTCTCGTCAATTTTCATTGAGAAG ATCGCCTGCTTCGTCAACGCCAAGGTGGGCGACGCATCGATCCAGCAGGTGTGTTTAGACATCCTGGAGAGCATGGTCCTGAGCAGCCACAGCCTCTTCATGCAAGTCAAACAAGTGGTGACCATGGAGAGGCTCATCGCTCACCTCCAGAT GACTAATCAGCAGATTCAGACCAAAGCTATGGCTCTACTTATGGCGCTGTTGCAGACAGCTGGGGATGCTGACAAACAG GAAATGTTTGCATACCTGAATAAGAAGAATCTCCGCCAGTACATTTACAAG AATATCATCCACAGTTCAGGTTCAGTTCAGGATGAGATGGCCCACTACCTCTATGTCCTACAGACAGTGACTTTGAATCATCTGGAACCACGAATGAGGACTGCACTGGACTGTTACAGTCAG GAGCAGAGAGACATCCTTCACAATCTGCGGCAGGCAGCCTTCGAAACGGAGAGTGAAAATAGTCTGAGTCACGAGAGACGACGTTCTCTCTGCGCCAAAGAGTTTAAGAAGTTGGGCTTCTCT AACAATAGTAATCCTGGTCAGGACTTGGTGAGAACGCCTCCTGGTCTTTTAGCTTTGGACACCATGCTTTATTTTGCTATACGCAATCCTGATGCTTACAGCAGG TTTGTCCTGGAGAACAGCAGCAGGGAGGACAAGCACGAGTGTCCTTTTGCTCGGAGCAGCATCCAACTCACACTCATCTTGTGTGAAATCCTTCGTATAGGGGAAGCCC CCTCAGAGACGGGGTCAGACTACCACCCCATCTTCTTCAGTCAGGACCGCCTGCTGGAGGAGCTTTTCTGCGTCTGCATCCAGCTGCTCAACAAGACCTGGAAGGAGATGAGAGCCACGCAAGAGGACTTTGACAAG GTGATGCAGGTGGTGAGGGAGCAGATCACGCGCACGCTGTCCACCAAGCCCACCTCCCTGGAGCTCTTCAAGAACAAAGTCAACGCGCTCAACTACAGCGAGATCCTCAAACTGCGCCAGACGGAGCGACTGCACCAGGAAGAGACGCTGGCGCCGCCCGTACT TGAACTGAAAGAACGTCTGAAGCCCGAACTGCTCGAGTTGATTCGCCAACAAAGACTCAACAGGCTTTGTCAGGGGACCATGTTCCGAAAGATTAGCAGCCGGCGCCGGCAAG ACAAACTGTGGTACTGCCGTCTGTCGCCCAATCACAAAATGCTGCACTATGGTGACGTGGAGGAGGACTCGGACACGCCACCAATTGAAACGCTGCAAGAAAAGA TCCCGGTGGCAGACATCAAAAATCTGCTGGTGGGCAAAGAGTGTCCTCACATGAAGGAGAACAAAGGCAAACAGAACAAG GAGGTGTTGGACCTGGCGTTTAGCATCACGTACGACGTGGAGGAGTACAGCCTCAACTTTATCGCCCCGTCAAGGACTGAC TTCTGCCTGTGGACAGACGGACTGAGCGTCCTCCTGGGCCGGGAAATGAGCAGTGAATCCATGCGCAGCGAACTGGACATCCTCCTGTCCATGGAGATTAAGCTCCGCCTCCTGGATTTAGAGAACATCCCAATCCCAGAGAATGCGCCCGTCGTCCCCGAACCACCGAGCAACTACAACTTCTGCTACGATTTTAGTCAAACTGAGCAGTAG